A window of the Isosphaera pallida ATCC 43644 genome harbors these coding sequences:
- a CDS encoding bifunctional folylpolyglutamate synthase/dihydrofolate synthase, with the protein MVTTTLTTSPPSGSDPALAFLYRRINYERAGVSDQTKRELRLTRMRRLVRVLGDPHDGPIVLHVTGTKGKGSTATMLAAILRQAGWRVGLYTSPHLHRIEERIRLDGEPIDPQVFRGLVEEVRPVVERLDRELGASLTFFEVLTAIAFLHFARVGAEVWVVEVGMGGRLDSTNIVRPAVATITSVSLDHVRILGDTPEAIAYEKAGIVKRRRPAVTGVGEPGPAAVIRRVARQRRAPLTHIGFDFDFEYDPPAPPLDRPDPGRARVWSRHRELQGFRLPLFGRHQAHNLAVTLATLDSLAEHHGPIVDHEAIRLGLEQTRIDARVETRRDPGGPWLVIDGCHNVASARALAETLADCFPPGSRTLVFGTSQDKDLAGQLEQLLPTCDRVVATRYVNNPRAVAPEAVARAVEQVACRIGWSGGVHIEPDPARALERARDPDLTPPDFGQIVVAGSLFLAAEAREVLDGTH; encoded by the coding sequence ATGGTCACCACCACTTTGACAACCTCTCCCCCGTCGGGTTCCGACCCCGCGCTGGCCTTCTTATATCGTCGGATCAACTACGAACGCGCCGGAGTGTCCGACCAAACCAAACGCGAGCTTCGTTTGACCCGGATGCGGAGACTGGTTCGGGTTCTCGGCGATCCTCACGACGGCCCGATCGTGTTGCACGTCACCGGCACCAAGGGCAAAGGCTCGACTGCGACCATGCTCGCGGCGATTTTGAGACAAGCCGGCTGGCGTGTGGGGCTTTACACCTCGCCCCATTTGCACCGCATTGAGGAACGCATTCGCTTGGACGGCGAGCCGATCGACCCGCAAGTCTTCCGCGGGTTGGTCGAGGAGGTTCGCCCAGTGGTCGAACGGCTCGACCGGGAGTTAGGCGCGTCCTTGACCTTCTTCGAGGTGCTGACGGCGATCGCCTTTCTGCACTTCGCTCGGGTGGGGGCGGAGGTCTGGGTGGTCGAGGTCGGGATGGGAGGGCGTTTGGACTCGACCAACATCGTGCGACCTGCGGTGGCCACGATCACGTCGGTGTCGCTCGATCATGTGCGGATCCTTGGGGATACCCCCGAGGCAATCGCCTACGAAAAGGCCGGGATCGTCAAACGAAGACGTCCGGCGGTGACCGGGGTGGGCGAGCCGGGACCCGCGGCGGTGATCCGACGGGTGGCTCGTCAACGCCGGGCTCCGCTGACTCATATCGGCTTCGACTTCGACTTCGAGTACGACCCGCCCGCGCCTCCGCTCGATCGCCCCGATCCCGGACGGGCCCGCGTCTGGTCTCGCCACCGCGAGCTCCAGGGCTTCCGCCTGCCCCTGTTTGGTCGTCATCAGGCCCATAACCTGGCGGTGACCCTGGCGACCCTCGACAGCCTAGCCGAGCATCATGGTCCGATCGTCGATCACGAAGCGATTCGGCTAGGGCTGGAGCAAACCCGCATCGACGCCCGCGTGGAGACTAGGCGCGACCCCGGCGGTCCCTGGCTGGTCATCGATGGCTGTCACAACGTCGCCTCCGCCCGCGCCCTAGCTGAAACCCTGGCCGACTGCTTCCCGCCCGGCTCCCGCACGTTGGTCTTCGGCACCAGTCAGGACAAGGATCTCGCCGGGCAGCTTGAGCAACTGCTGCCGACCTGCGATCGCGTGGTCGCCACCCGTTACGTCAACAACCCCAGAGCGGTCGCTCCCGAGGCGGTCGCCCGCGCCGTCGAGCAAGTCGCCTGCCGCATTGGTTGGTCGGGCGGGGTCCACATCGAACCCGACCCCGCCCGCGCTCTAGAACGGGCCCGCGACCCCGATCTGACGCCGCCCGATTTTGGGCAAATCGTCGTCGCCGGCTCCTTGTTCCTCGCCGCCGAAGCCCGCGAAGTCCTCGATGGAACCCATTGA
- a CDS encoding DUF423 domain-containing protein has translation MIWIRMAAILGGLAVALGAFGAHGLESNLPPDPSPTLIEPSSNGVSASEGDAESRPPLSRARRLEVYETGVTYHMSHALVLLAVGLLGLHLPSNRTGWLKAAGTSFLVGILVFSGSLYLMALTGLRWLGAITPIGGVAFLVGWACLALAARHAQRHHGDEGSANAPL, from the coding sequence ATGATCTGGATTCGTATGGCAGCCATTTTGGGCGGTCTGGCCGTCGCGTTAGGAGCCTTCGGCGCGCATGGTCTGGAGTCGAACCTGCCGCCCGATCCCTCCCCGACGCTCATAGAACCCTCTTCCAACGGAGTTTCGGCCTCCGAAGGCGACGCGGAGTCCCGCCCCCCGTTATCCCGGGCGCGACGCCTGGAGGTCTATGAAACCGGCGTGACCTATCATATGTCCCACGCTCTGGTGCTGTTGGCGGTCGGCTTGCTTGGACTTCACCTTCCATCGAACCGAACCGGTTGGCTCAAGGCCGCGGGGACATCCTTCCTGGTGGGCATTCTGGTCTTTTCCGGGAGCCTGTACCTCATGGCGTTGACCGGCCTCCGCTGGTTGGGCGCGATCACGCCGATCGGCGGCGTCGCCTTCCTGGTGGGCTGGGCGTGTCTGGCCCTCGCCGCTCGACATGCGCAACGTCATCATGGCGACGAGGGGTCGGCGAACGCACCGCTTTGA